In Thermoanaerobacter uzonensis DSM 18761, the genomic stretch GCGTAGAATAAGCCTCTATCATGTTCTGTATAGTATTCCCCTAATCCTTCTCTCTTTAATATTTCTACTGGTACTCCTTTTAAAAGTTTGAAAACAAGAGTTGCTATTATTTCAAGGTGTGCTAATTCTTCTGTAGCAATGTCTGTCAAAACTGCTTTTGCTTTTCCCGTAGGCATGACGAATCGCTGAGTTTGGTATCTTAAGGCGGCTGCCAATTCTCCATCAGGGCCTCCATATTGGGCGATGAGGTATTTTGCCATTTTTACATCTGGTTTGCATACTTTAGCAGGATATTGTAGTTTCTTTTCATAAACCCACATAGCAAAGTCCTCCTCAATATTCTATTTCCCAAGGCCATGGGTCATCTATCCATTTCCAAGGATATTGACTTTGTGAATGACCAAAAACTATCAAAGGTCCGTAAAATTGTTCATATTGCTGTTTTAGCATAGACAATTGATTAGAATAATAGTTGTAGTCTTGAAGAGCTTTTTGGTCCTCGGGATGAGTATCTAAATATAGATTCAAATCTATGCAGGTAAACTCCATTTCCATGATTTTCTTAAGCATAGATATTTGATTGCTATCCATTTTATCACCTCATTTTTTCGCCTACATAAGGCATATCAAGTTCAGGAAAGGCAGTGCCTTTTTTAATGGCTTCTTCCGGAGGATAAAGAGATACATACTTCTGTAAAGGCACATAAGCTTGTGCAAGCTTTAGAGAAGGAAAAGCATAATCTTGTATATAAGGATTATAGTCGTACATTTTTTAAACCTCCAAATCTGTAGTTTTACTAATATAATATTCTTGTATATATGTTTGTGATACAGTAAAAAAACAGCCATTTTGGCTGTTCAGACTGTAGACAAACTTTCGGAAATAGGATATTTTGCAATCGGTGCGACTTGTGACAAAGCGGCAACAAAACTTAGTAAGACCGAGGGTGGAGGCAGGGCCGTAGCCACGGATGGCGGAGGCGGGCACTAAGACAAGGAGGTCGGATGTGCCCGGTACCCTGCCGGAACACGAAGGTCGAGTTTAGTTTTGTCGCTTTGGAACATCGGAGCGACGATGCAAAATATCCTATTTAAAAATTTTGAACTTTGTCAACAAGATGAACGGCCATTTTGGCTGCTTTAATGAACTCCTAATAGTACAAGCATTATTCCACCTGCTATTGCCGTTCCAAAAACTCCGGCAAGATTCGGTCCCATGGCGTGCATTATTAAAAAGTTGTAAGGATTTTCTTTTATGGCTACAGAGTGGGATACTCTCGCAGCTATTGGAACAGAAGCTATACCTGCAGAACCTATAAGGGGATTTATCTTTCCACCAGAGAGCTTATTTAAAAACTTAGCTCCCAGTATACCTCCAGCTGTTCCTGTCATGAAAGCTATAAGCCCTAAGACGATTATTTCTAATGTCTTAATGGTCAAAAAAGTATCTGCTTTCATTGTAGAGCCTATAGAAACTCCTAACAATATTGTAATTACATTCATAAATTCTCCACTGGCTGTTTTTGCAAGCCTTTCTACAACTCCCGATTCTTTTAGAAGATTTCCTAACATTAACATTGTTATAAGAGGAGCAATTGGAGGAAGTAGTAAATTTATTAAAACAGTTATTACAATAGGAAAGGCTATTTTTTCTGTTTTTGAAACGGGTCTCATCTGTTTCATCATTATTTGCCTTTCCTCTTTTGTAGTAAGTAACCTCATGATAGGAGGTTGTATTAAAGGCATTAACGCCATATAAGAATACGCAGCGACAGATATTTGAGCCATAAGGTGGGGAGCTAATTTTTGAGTTACATAAATTGCCATTGGACCGTCTGCCCCGCCAATTATTCCTATTGCCCCCGCTTCAAATATACTAAAACCTAAAACCTTAGCTCCTATTAACGCTATAAATATTCCTATATGGGCAAAAGCACCTAAAATCATTAAACTAGGATTCGCAATCATAGGTCCAAAGTCCGTCATGGCACCTACGCCGAGGAAGATAAGGGGAGGATAGATAACCTTTTCAACCCCTAAGTAAAAAAAGTGTATAAGTCCTCCAGGTTGTAATAAATCAGTAGCTGGTATGTTTGCTACAATACTGCCAAAACCTATTGGAAGAAGTAAAAATGGCTCATATTTTTTTACAATAGCTAAATATATGAGAAATATTCCCACAAAGATTAAAAAGATATTGCCCAAAGTTAAATGAACAAGCCCAGTAGTTTGTATCATATCCTTAAAAAGCTTTAAGAGAATATCCATTTGTGTCACTCCTTATTTTTTGTTAATAAATTTTTCGATTTTACTAAATAACGGAAATATCTTTGATAATATAGCACCAATTAATAAAAGAAGCATTGACAACAAAACCATGTCTATGATTGACAAATAAATAGCTCCTAAAACTGTATCTGGTACCATTATTTCACCTCCTGAAAAAATAAAAGAGCCATAGTATTATGACTCTTTCCCTCTGTCTCCCCTTATGTACTTTATAAGTGCATTATTCCAAAACCCAACCTCTCATGATTCGTTAGAGGATGTAAAGCTGATTTTCCAAACATTGAAACTGCAATCCATGTGTTATCTGCTACAACTGCAATTTTCATCATAAGGCTTACATCTAAGGGCAAAGTCAAGGATAAAGATTTTACAGCTTCAATTGTAGCATGTAAGAGGGCGTGCATAGAAGTTGAATTTTTTTCAATCACATTATTGTTTAAAGCTGCTCCTACCACTGCAGAGACTATTTTTTCATTGAATTCGCTGCTTTTACCTCCCAGCTCTGTTACGGCGCATTTGTAACCTTTTTCTATGAGAACTTTTTTGATTTCTTCTTCTTCCTCTCTATTTGAGGAAAGAGACAATACTATGGCTCCTTTTGCAACTGTTAAGTTGTTTATAAACACTTTAATTCTTCATCCTTTCTCACTCTTTCACTCTCTCACCCAGTATTAGTATACAACGTTATTAAAATTATGTAAAGGTTATTTTATTTTTTGATGAAAACATTTTAATATTAGAATTATTAAGCAAAATAAGGTATAATCTAGATAGCAAAGGAGGAATGACAGTGAGAAGAAATGATGTGATAACAGTTGAGATAAAAGACATGGAATTTGGTGGATTTGGGATAGGCTATTTTGAGGGGAAAAAAGTAAAAATAAAAGGAGCACTTTTGGGGCAAAAAATAAAGGCAAAAGTTAAAAAAGTAAAAAAGGATATGGTAGAAGGCGAAATAGTGGAAGTAATAGAGAATTCTACTTTGGAGAAGCAAAGCCTTTGCCCTCACTTTGGGGACTGTGGCGGCTGTACTTATCAAAATGTTAGCTATCAAGATCAACTTGAGATAAAAGAAGATATTGTGAAAAAGCTTTTTGAAAAAGAAGGAATAAGAGATTATGAATTTTTAGGTATTGTGAAAAGTCCTAAAGAGCATGGTTATAGGAATAAAATGGAATACACTTTTGGAAAAGATAAAGAAGGCAATGGGGCGTTAGGACTTCATAGAAAAGGTCGATTTTATGAGGTAATCATGACAGATAAATGTAATATTGCTGATGATGACTTTATTAAAGCTTTAACTCTTACTTTTGATTATGCAATAAAAAAAGGGCTTCCTTTTTATGACAAAAAGACTCATGAAGGTTTTTTGAGACATTTGGTGGTTCGGAAAGCTTCAAAATCAAGGGAAATTTTGTTGAATATTGTGACAACAACACAGTTGCAACATGATTTTACAGAGCTTATTGAAAGATATAAAAATGCGAATTTTGAAAGTCGGCTTGTAGGTGTACTACATACTCAAAACGATTCCTGGTCAGATGCTGTAGTATGCGAAAGATTGAAAGTGTTATATGGAAGAGATTATCTCATAGAAGAGATTTTGGATTTAAAATTTAAAATAAGTGCGTTTTCTTTTTTTCAAACTAATTCACACGGAGCAGAAAAACTTTATGAGACGGTGAGGGAATTTGCAGGAGATGTATCTGACAAAATAGTTTTTGATTTGTATTCTGGTACTGGAACCATAGGTATAATTATGGCTCCAATGGCTAAAAAGGTGATTGGGATAGAACTTGTGGAAGAAGCAGTTATGTCGGCGAGGGAAAACGCAGAACTCAATGGACTTAAAAATTGCACTTTCATTGCTGGTGATGTCTCAAAGAAACTCAAAGAAATTAAAGAAATGCCTGATGTGGTGATTGTGGACCCGCCAAGGTCTGGAATCAATCCAAAAGCGCTTGAAGACATTGTGAAATTTAACGCTGAAAAAATAGTGTATGTTTCGTGTAATCCTGAATCTCTTGTAAGAGATTTAAAAACCCTCAGTGAAGATGTATATAAAGTGAAAAAAGTAAAATGTGTAGACATGTTTCCTCATACTTATCATGTTGAGACGGTAGTTTTAATAGAAAGAAAGTAAGAATGAGGAGGTGAGCCGTTTGGCCAATCAGAATTTAAAAAGGATTATTTTAGAGGTTGTAAATAACCAGATTAGAGACAATAATCCACCAATTACCAAAGTGACACTGGAAAGACTGAAAAAATCAGGATACACAGAACAACAGGCAAAAGAAAAAATCGCCGCAATATTAATAGAAGAAATATACGATGTGCTAAAAAATGGTGAAGCCTACAATGAAGAACGATATGCTAAAAAACTGTCGACTTTGAAATAGATGTCATAGTGAAAGAATTGATGAAGCAGGTTTTATTAAACTAATGCAATTTTTATAAAAAAATTAAAACCATACTCCAAGTTAAGCGATATTATTGAAAAGCTGATCAAAAAAGATTAAAAAAGCATGGAAGGTCCAAATAACAGTGCATAAGTATATGGTAATTATTTCAAAGGTGTGGTATACTAAATATTAGAAAACAAAGAGGGGTGAAATTATGCAAAAGTATGTTGAATTTACTTATAATGGAAAAACATTAAGAGGTATGATGCACTTACCTGACGGTATTCACGGAAAAGTCCCTATGGTGGCTATTTTCCACGGTTTTACTGGCAATAAAATGGAGCCTCACTTTATTTTTGTAAAGCTTTCACGACAGCTGGAAAAAGTGGGTATAGGCAGCGTTAGGTTTGATTTTTACGGTTCTGGGGAAAGTGATGGAGATTTTAGCGAAATGACTTTTAGTGGAGAGTTGGAAGATGCAAGGCAGATAATAAAATTTGTAAAAAATGAATCTATGACTGATGTAGAAAATATAGGTATTTTAGGCCTTAGCATGGGAGGAGCAGTGGCTGGAGTTATCGCAAGTGAGTTAAGGGAGGAAATAAAGGCTTTGGCTCTTTGGGCACCTGCTTTTAATATGCCGGAATTGATTTTGGAGCAAAGTAAAAGTGCTGACGAAAAAATGCTAGGAATGCTTGAAAGAGAGGGAATAATTGACATCGGCGGCTTAGCTTTGAGTAAAGAATTTATAGACGACTTGATAAAACTAAATATATTTGAACTTTCCAAAGGGTATGATAAACCGGTTTTGATAGTTCATGGCACAGAAGATGCAGCGGTAAAATATGAGGTATCAGATAAAATACTTGAAGAAGTGTATAAAGGCAATGCAAAGCGAATTACCATTGAAGGTGCAGATCACACTTTCAATAAGTTAGAATGGGAGAAAAAGGCTATAGAAGAGTCTATTAATTTCTTTAAAGAAAATTTAAAGGGATAGCAAGTGCTATCCTTTAAGTTTTTATATATTTTTTAAAGATTTGATATAATTAAAACATACTAAAATACTAGGTCTTAAATTGGAGGTTGAATAGCTATGGAAAAAGAAAACAGATTTTATGATACCAAAACTTTTTATAGATTTGTTGAGGATTTTTTAACAAACAAAGGACAGCCTAAACCTAAAAAAAGAGTGAAATTGAGTAAAGACTTTATGGAAAGAATTATGCTGGCAGTGACACAAGTAAATGGATGTCCTTACTGCAGTTATTTTCATGCTAAAGAAGCTTTAAGAGCTGGTATGTCCAATGAGGAAGTAAAAAAATTATTAAAGGGCGAGTTTGGCGATGTGCCGGATGATCAATTAGCTGCTATACTCTTTGCTGAGCACTATGCGGAGACAGCAGGAAATTTTGATGAAGAGGCATATAAAAAGCTTGTAGAGACTTATGGGGAAGATTATACATATAGTATTATGAGAGCTATAAGAGCGATAATGGTAGGGAATACCCATGGAAATGCTTTTAGCGCGTTGGTAAACAGGCTAAAAGGAAAACCTTACAAAAATAGTAATTTAAAGGATGAATTAGGTATAATTTTTGGAATCTTCGTATTTGTACCTGCCGCATTGATTAATCAACTTTTTAAAAGAAAAGTAAATCATACCACTAATTCCAAAAATTAAGTTGTAAAATAGGGGTGGGGAAAATGTACGGAATTGTTTTAGAGGGTGGAGGTGCAAGGGGTGCATATCAGATAGGAGCTTACAAAGCTTTGGCTGAAAAAGGTATAGATGTAAGAGGGGTAGCAGGGACTTCTGTTGGAGCTTTAAATGGTGCTATTATTGCACAGGGTAATTTTGAAAAAGCTTATGAACTGTGGCATGATATTTCTTATTCTAAAGTCATTAAGGCTAATGATGAGGAAATTGAGAGGCTTAAGAAAGGAAGATGGAGAAGAGAAGATATTTTTTTGGTTACGCAGTTGCTAAAGGGAATTATTGAGGAGGGTGGACTTGATATATCTCCTCTTAAGAATTTGTTAAAAGAGGTTATAGACGAAAATAAGATAAGAAATTCAGGGAAAGACTTTGCAATTGTTACTGTTTCTTTAAGTGATTTTAAGCCTATGGAGCTATATATTGAAGACATACCTTATGGTAAGCTTGTGGATTATTTGATGGCAAGTGCTTATTTACCCATCTTTAAAAGAGAGAAAATTGATGGAAAAAGTTATCTGGATGGAGGAGTATACAACAATCTTCCGGCTGATTTACTCATAAAAAAAGGCTATAAAGATTTGATAATCATAAGGACTGGCAGTTTTGGCATAGTCAAAAAAATTGATTTTAAAGGTTTAAATACATTAGTTATTTCTCCAAAGGAAGATTTAGGAGGGATTTTAGATTTTGATAAAAATGTTGTAAGGTATAACCTTAAATTAGGATACTTTGATGGTTTAAAGGCTTTAAAAGGACTAAAGGGAGATAAGTATTATATCGAACCGAAAGGGGAAAAGGAATATTTTATCCGTTATCTTATGAATTTAGAGGAAAGAAGAATTGAAAATTTAAAGGATATCTTTAGAGTAAATAAAGAAATTCCAGCAAAAAGAGCTTTGTTTGAAGTTATTATTCCTAAATTGTGCTCCTTATTGGATTTGAAAGTCGATGTCGATTACGATGAAATATTTTTAACTCTTTTAGAAAATCTGGCGGAGATTTATGAAATAGAGAGATTTAGGGTTTATACCTACGAAAAGCTGATTAGTGCTGTAAGGGAGAAAATTAATTGTGACAAAGAAGTTGTTGAGGAAGATAAAGAAGAAATAGAAGAAATAATAGAAAGGGTAATTAAAAAGATAGATATGCTTTCTATATTTACTAAAAACGAAGTTATAAAGGAAGTCGGGAAAGTTATTTTTAGTTGACTTACTGTAAGAGTGCTTAATTAGAGGACGGATAAAATGGAGATAGAGATGTTGATAATCATTTTTTTGTGTGATATGATGAAACCAAAGAAAGGAGGAATTTGTGGTTAGAGAAAAACTATGACGGTTATAAAGCTTATTCCGTTTCAAAATATAATGAGAATGCGCAAAAAGGAGTGTGGAAAGAAACTTTAAAATTATTGAAAAAGCTCGGATATGAGATAGAATCTTTGTAAATCTGGAGTAAAGAAGGAGATTACAATGGGAATTGTGTTTTTGTCCATCATTGGAATTATGAGTGGATTTATACTTTTTTCAAAGGTAATCATTATTCATAAAGAAGGGACTTACAAAAATGGCAGAAAAGTTTCTGTAATTATTCCTGCGCGAAATGAAGAAAAGAATCTTCCACATCTCCTTAAAAGTTTAAAAGAACAAGCCTATAAGCCTTATGAAATTATTGTAGTTGATGATTTTTCTGAAGATTCTACAAGCGAAATAGCCAAAGTTTTTGGAGCTAAAGTGATAAAAAACAAGGAATTACCACAAGGATGGACAGGGAAAAACTGGGCTTTGTGGAACGGATTTTTAGAGTCTAGTGGAGATGTACTCATTTTCCTTGATGCAGATGTTAGACTATCTCCTTTTGCAATAGAGTCTCTTGTTAAGGAGCAGGCAAAGGTTGGGGGAGCAATATCTGTAATTCCTTATCATTACACAGAAAAATTTTATGAAAGACTTGCTCTTATAGCTAATATTTTAGGGATATTTGCTTTTACTTCTCCTTTTGAAAGAAAAAGTCCAAAAGGCTTATATGGGTCATGTATAGTAGTGGATAGGGAAAATTATGAGAAAGTTAAAGGACACTACAGTGTAAAGGGAGAGATATTAGATGACCTTAATTTAGGCAAAAAGTTCTCAGATGCAAAAATTAACATTAAAAACTTT encodes the following:
- a CDS encoding patatin-like phospholipase family protein; the protein is MYGIVLEGGGARGAYQIGAYKALAEKGIDVRGVAGTSVGALNGAIIAQGNFEKAYELWHDISYSKVIKANDEEIERLKKGRWRREDIFLVTQLLKGIIEEGGLDISPLKNLLKEVIDENKIRNSGKDFAIVTVSLSDFKPMELYIEDIPYGKLVDYLMASAYLPIFKREKIDGKSYLDGGVYNNLPADLLIKKGYKDLIIIRTGSFGIVKKIDFKGLNTLVISPKEDLGGILDFDKNVVRYNLKLGYFDGLKALKGLKGDKYYIEPKGEKEYFIRYLMNLEERRIENLKDIFRVNKEIPAKRALFEVIIPKLCSLLDLKVDVDYDEIFLTLLENLAEIYEIERFRVYTYEKLISAVREKINCDKEVVEEDKEEIEEIIERVIKKIDMLSIFTKNEVIKEVGKVIFS
- a CDS encoding manganese catalase family protein: MWVYEKKLQYPAKVCKPDVKMAKYLIAQYGGPDGELAAALRYQTQRFVMPTGKAKAVLTDIATEELAHLEIIATLVFKLLKGVPVEILKREGLGEYYTEHDRGLFYADTTGMLWTAAYIQAKGDAIADLHEDMAAEEKARATYEHLINLTDDPCVKDTLRFLREREIVHFQRFGETLVQVREYMESKKFF
- a CDS encoding spore coat associated protein CotJA, producing the protein MYDYNPYIQDYAFPSLKLAQAYVPLQKYVSLYPPEEAIKKGTAFPELDMPYVGEKMR
- a CDS encoding HutP family protein — encoded protein: MFINNLTVAKGAIVLSLSSNREEEEEIKKVLIEKGYKCAVTELGGKSSEFNEKIVSAVVGAALNNNVIEKNSTSMHALLHATIEAVKSLSLTLPLDVSLMMKIAVVADNTWIAVSMFGKSALHPLTNHERLGFGIMHL
- a CDS encoding carboxymuconolactone decarboxylase family protein, which translates into the protein MEKENRFYDTKTFYRFVEDFLTNKGQPKPKKRVKLSKDFMERIMLAVTQVNGCPYCSYFHAKEALRAGMSNEEVKKLLKGEFGDVPDDQLAAILFAEHYAETAGNFDEEAYKKLVETYGEDYTYSIMRAIRAIMVGNTHGNAFSALVNRLKGKPYKNSNLKDELGIIFGIFVFVPAALINQLFKRKVNHTTNSKN
- a CDS encoding spore coat protein CotJB, translated to MDSNQISMLKKIMEMEFTCIDLNLYLDTHPEDQKALQDYNYYSNQLSMLKQQYEQFYGPLIVFGHSQSQYPWKWIDDPWPWEIEY
- a CDS encoding alpha/beta hydrolase; protein product: MQKYVEFTYNGKTLRGMMHLPDGIHGKVPMVAIFHGFTGNKMEPHFIFVKLSRQLEKVGIGSVRFDFYGSGESDGDFSEMTFSGELEDARQIIKFVKNESMTDVENIGILGLSMGGAVAGVIASELREEIKALALWAPAFNMPELILEQSKSADEKMLGMLEREGIIDIGGLALSKEFIDDLIKLNIFELSKGYDKPVLIVHGTEDAAVKYEVSDKILEEVYKGNAKRITIEGADHTFNKLEWEKKAIEESINFFKENLKG
- the rlmD gene encoding 23S rRNA (uracil(1939)-C(5))-methyltransferase RlmD, with the translated sequence MTVRRNDVITVEIKDMEFGGFGIGYFEGKKVKIKGALLGQKIKAKVKKVKKDMVEGEIVEVIENSTLEKQSLCPHFGDCGGCTYQNVSYQDQLEIKEDIVKKLFEKEGIRDYEFLGIVKSPKEHGYRNKMEYTFGKDKEGNGALGLHRKGRFYEVIMTDKCNIADDDFIKALTLTFDYAIKKGLPFYDKKTHEGFLRHLVVRKASKSREILLNIVTTTQLQHDFTELIERYKNANFESRLVGVLHTQNDSWSDAVVCERLKVLYGRDYLIEEILDLKFKISAFSFFQTNSHGAEKLYETVREFAGDVSDKIVFDLYSGTGTIGIIMAPMAKKVIGIELVEEAVMSARENAELNGLKNCTFIAGDVSKKLKEIKEMPDVVIVDPPRSGINPKALEDIVKFNAEKIVYVSCNPESLVRDLKTLSEDVYKVKKVKCVDMFPHTYHVETVVLIERK
- a CDS encoding sodium ion-translocating decarboxylase subunit beta, which gives rise to MDILLKLFKDMIQTTGLVHLTLGNIFLIFVGIFLIYLAIVKKYEPFLLLPIGFGSIVANIPATDLLQPGGLIHFFYLGVEKVIYPPLIFLGVGAMTDFGPMIANPSLMILGAFAHIGIFIALIGAKVLGFSIFEAGAIGIIGGADGPMAIYVTQKLAPHLMAQISVAAYSYMALMPLIQPPIMRLLTTKEERQIMMKQMRPVSKTEKIAFPIVITVLINLLLPPIAPLITMLMLGNLLKESGVVERLAKTASGEFMNVITILLGVSIGSTMKADTFLTIKTLEIIVLGLIAFMTGTAGGILGAKFLNKLSGGKINPLIGSAGIASVPIAARVSHSVAIKENPYNFLIMHAMGPNLAGVFGTAIAGGIMLVLLGVH
- a CDS encoding glycosyltransferase, which produces MGIVFLSIIGIMSGFILFSKVIIIHKEGTYKNGRKVSVIIPARNEEKNLPHLLKSLKEQAYKPYEIIVVDDFSEDSTSEIAKVFGAKVIKNKELPQGWTGKNWALWNGFLESSGDVLIFLDADVRLSPFAIESLVKEQAKVGGAISVIPYHYTEKFYERLALIANILGIFAFTSPFERKSPKGLYGSCIVVDRENYEKVKGHYSVKGEILDDLNLGKKFSDAKINIKNFIGYDLVSFRMYPYGIISEIHGFSKGAILSANTLSFGTIFLIVLWLLGLVLVGFITPFLVFSHSPIAIFYEIGYLFYTLQILYFTKYTGRFGIFIPIFHFISTAFFILIILHSFYQVAFKKKVLWKGREISVGRRNNV